Proteins found in one Pieris napi chromosome 11, ilPieNapi1.2, whole genome shotgun sequence genomic segment:
- the LOC125054005 gene encoding aldo-keto reductase AKR2E4-like isoform X2 has protein sequence MRELTRSTLLTLLAASLLVSVDGCKIKLNDGNEIPNFAFGTFRLKTPTQSIIRAIEAGYRLIDTAAFYANEEEIGKGIRDVIERGIVTRDELFISGKLPNTNHSKEEVIPALKLSLRKLGLEYLDMYLIHSPMATTGEGENICLDYVETWREMETAQKLGLARSIGVSNFNSKQINRILTLCDVPPAVNQIEVNPTYPNLALVAYCKVNNIAVMAYSPFGYMVPRRIDLEDFSPPRFDDPYLVKLANKYGKKTSQIAMRYLVDRYLIPIPRSDNPTHIQENIDVYDFKLTTKEISTINTYDINTKVYEFGFLRNNVFYSFYHS, from the exons ATGAGGGAATTGACTAGAAGCACGTTACTTACGTTACTGGCAGCATCACTG ttagtTTCGGTGGATGGttgcaaaataaaacttaacgATGGAAACGAGATTCCAAACTTTGCTTTTGGTACATTTAGACTg aaaactCCTACACAATCAATTATACGAGCGATTGAAGCGGGCTATCGACTTATTGATACAGCTGCCTTTTACGCAAATGAAGAAGAAATAGGAAAAGGTATACGCGATGTCATTGAACGAGGGATCGTTACACGTGATGAATTGTTTATCAGTGGAAAA cTACCAAACACTAACCATAGTAAGGAGGAAGTCATACCAGCACTTAAGTTGTCGTTAAGAAAGCTCGGATTAGAATACCTAGATATGTACTTGATACATTCGCCGATGGCAACGacg GGTGAAGGTGAAAACATTTGTCTGGACTATGTCGAAACATGGCGCGAAATGGAAACCGCACAGAAGTTAGGATTAGCCAGGTCCATCGGTGTGTCCAATTTCAATAGCAAACAAATAAACAGGATCCTAACGTTATGTGACGTTCCACCGGCTGTCAACCAAATTGAg GTTAATCCCACGTATCCGAACCTCGCTTTGGTTGCGTACTGCAAGGTAAACAACATTGCAGTGATGGCTTATTCGCCCTTTGGGTACATGGTCCCTCGTCGAATTGATTTGGAAGATTTCAGTCCACCAAGATTTGATGACCCCTACCTTGTGAAGTTGGCAAATAAGTATGGAAAGAAGACGTCGCAAATCGCCATGCGTTATTTA gTCGACCGTTATCTCATACCCATTCCACGATCAGATAATCCGACCCATATACAAGAAAACATCGACGTTTATGACTTTAAACTGACGACGAAAGAG
- the LOC125054005 gene encoding aldo-keto reductase AKR2E4-like isoform X1: MRELTRSTLLTLLAASLLVSVDGCKIKLNDGNEIPNFAFGTFRLKTPTQSIIRAIEAGYRLIDTAAFYANEEEIGKGIRDVIERGIVTRDELFISGKLPNTNHSKEEVIPALKLSLRKLGLEYLDMYLIHSPMATTGEGENICLDYVETWREMETAQKLGLARSIGVSNFNSKQINRILTLCDVPPAVNQIEVNPTYPNLALVAYCKVNNIAVMAYSPFGYMVPRRIDLEDFSPPRFDDPYLVKLANKYGKKTSQIAMRYLVDRYLIPIPRSDNPTHIQENIDVYDFKLTTKEISTINTYDINTKVYEFGFLKNNVFYSFYQS, translated from the exons ATGAGGGAATTGACTAGAAGCACGTTACTTACGTTACTGGCAGCATCACTG ttagtTTCGGTGGATGGttgcaaaataaaacttaacgATGGAAACGAGATTCCAAACTTTGCTTTTGGTACATTTAGACTg aaaactCCTACACAATCAATTATACGAGCGATTGAAGCGGGCTATCGACTTATTGATACAGCTGCCTTTTACGCAAATGAAGAAGAAATAGGAAAAGGTATACGCGATGTCATTGAACGAGGGATCGTTACACGTGATGAATTGTTTATCAGTGGAAAA cTACCAAACACTAACCATAGTAAGGAGGAAGTCATACCAGCACTTAAGTTGTCGTTAAGAAAGCTCGGATTAGAATACCTAGATATGTACTTGATACATTCGCCGATGGCAACGacg GGTGAAGGTGAAAACATTTGTCTGGACTATGTCGAAACATGGCGCGAAATGGAAACCGCACAGAAGTTAGGATTAGCCAGGTCCATCGGTGTGTCCAATTTCAATAGCAAACAAATAAACAGGATCCTAACGTTATGTGACGTTCCACCGGCTGTCAACCAAATTGAg GTTAATCCCACGTATCCGAACCTCGCTTTGGTTGCGTACTGCAAGGTAAACAACATTGCAGTGATGGCTTATTCGCCCTTTGGGTACATGGTCCCTCGTCGAATTGATTTGGAAGATTTCAGTCCACCAAGATTTGATGACCCCTACCTTGTGAAGTTGGCAAATAAGTATGGAAAGAAGACGTCGCAAATCGCCATGCGTTATTTA gTCGACCGTTATCTCATACCCATTCCACGATCAGATAATCCGACCCATATACAAGAAAACATCGACGTTTATGACTTTAAACTGACGACGAAAGAGATTTCGACCATAAATACTTACGATATTAACACAAAAGTTTATGAATttggttttttaaaaaataatgtattttacagCTTTTATCAGTCTTAG